A region from the Dehalococcoidales bacterium genome encodes:
- the mdh gene encoding malate dehydrogenase, with protein MRAKVSVIGAGNVGASLAQCLAVKNIADIVLLDIVEGLPQGKALDLQESAPIIGFDSIIIGTNDYKDTAGSDVVIITSGVARKPGMSRDDLIKINANVVGEVTKNIVKFSPNCVIIIVTNPVDTMTYLALKTSGFSRNRVFGLSGVLDSARLSSFIATELDVPMTSVQSYALGEHGQNMVIFPRLATVNKKPITELLPNETIDKLINRTINGGAEIVGLLKSGSAFYAPSAAAARMAEAIIADKKEILPCAVYLEGEYNLNNVVIGVPVKLGKNGIEEIVDFNLTDEELSALKKSSEAVRALIDTLDNIG; from the coding sequence ATGAGAGCAAAAGTAAGTGTTATCGGTGCCGGTAATGTCGGGGCCAGCCTCGCACAATGTTTAGCGGTCAAAAATATTGCCGATATCGTACTTTTAGATATCGTTGAGGGGCTGCCTCAGGGAAAAGCTCTTGATTTACAGGAATCGGCACCGATTATCGGTTTTGATTCCATAATCATCGGTACAAACGACTATAAAGATACCGCCGGCTCCGATGTTGTGATTATTACCTCCGGTGTTGCCCGCAAACCGGGTATGAGCCGTGATGATTTAATTAAAATCAATGCCAATGTTGTTGGCGAGGTTACCAAAAACATCGTTAAGTTTTCCCCGAACTGCGTTATAATTATCGTTACCAACCCGGTCGATACAATGACCTATCTGGCATTAAAAACAAGCGGATTCTCCAGAAACAGGGTTTTCGGGCTTTCAGGGGTTTTGGATAGCGCCAGGCTTTCAAGTTTTATTGCTACGGAATTGGATGTCCCGATGACTTCGGTGCAATCTTATGCCCTCGGTGAACACGGGCAAAATATGGTTATTTTCCCGCGCTTGGCAACCGTAAACAAGAAACCGATTACGGAACTTTTGCCGAATGAAACGATTGATAAGCTGATTAACCGTACAATTAACGGCGGGGCTGAAATTGTCGGCTTGCTTAAAAGCGGCAGTGCTTTTTACGCCCCTTCCGCCGCCGCCGCCCGCATGGCAGAAGCGATTATTGCGGATAAAAAAGAAATCCTTCCTTGCGCCGTTTATCTCGAGGGGGAATACAATTTAAACAATGTGGTTATCGGTGTTCCGGTTAAACTGGGAAAGAACGGGATTGAGGAAATTGTTGATTTTAACTTAACGGACGAAGAACTTTCCGCCCTTAAAAAATCTTCTGAGGCTGTTAGGGCGTTAATCGATACATTAGATAATATCGGATAG
- a CDS encoding isocitrate/isopropylmalate dehydrogenase family protein — protein sequence MTNTYNVTLIPGDGIGPDVSNATKRVLEATGVRFNWDIVHAGVDVMDEYGTPLPEHVLESIRRNKVAIKGPVTTPVGSGFRSVNVALRKQLELYACIRPCKSYAGIPTFYQDIDVVIVRENTEDLYAGIEFEKGKPQTEELIKFISEKSGSNIREDSGISIKPISEFGTRRITKYAFEFARKEGRKKVSAIHKANIMKFSDGLFLAIAREVAKDYPDIEFEDRIVDNMTMQLVKTPQQFDVILCPNLYGDILSDLCAGLVGGLGVAPGANIGDGVALFEPTHGSAPKYKGLNKVNPMAMMLSGVMMLKHIGENNAAEKLEKAIADVIAEGKNITYDLKPNSERDSAVGTSQVADAIIEKLESNG from the coding sequence ATGACCAACACTTATAATGTTACCCTTATTCCCGGCGACGGAATCGGACCCGATGTCAGTAACGCCACAAAAAGGGTTTTGGAAGCAACCGGAGTCAGGTTTAACTGGGATATTGTACATGCCGGTGTCGATGTTATGGACGAATACGGCACCCCTCTCCCCGAGCATGTTTTAGAATCGATACGCCGAAATAAAGTAGCGATTAAAGGGCCGGTAACAACCCCCGTCGGTTCGGGTTTTCGCAGTGTAAACGTTGCACTGCGCAAGCAGCTTGAACTCTATGCCTGCATCAGACCCTGCAAAAGCTATGCCGGAATTCCTACTTTCTATCAAGATATCGATGTTGTTATTGTTAGAGAAAATACCGAGGATCTTTACGCCGGTATTGAATTTGAAAAAGGTAAACCGCAAACGGAAGAGCTAATTAAATTTATTTCCGAAAAAAGCGGTTCAAATATCAGGGAAGATTCGGGCATCAGTATTAAACCGATATCCGAATTCGGTACCCGCCGAATTACAAAGTACGCCTTTGAATTTGCCCGCAAAGAAGGGCGCAAAAAGGTGTCCGCAATTCACAAAGCAAACATTATGAAATTCTCGGACGGTTTATTTTTAGCAATCGCCCGTGAGGTGGCCAAAGACTATCCCGATATCGAATTCGAAGATAGGATTGTTGATAATATGACAATGCAACTGGTCAAAACACCGCAGCAGTTTGATGTAATCCTCTGCCCCAACCTTTACGGGGATATCCTTTCGGACCTCTGTGCAGGATTGGTCGGCGGTTTGGGTGTTGCGCCGGGTGCCAATATCGGCGACGGGGTTGCCCTTTTTGAACCGACCCACGGCAGCGCACCGAAATACAAGGGGTTAAATAAAGTAAACCCGATGGCGATGATGTTATCGGGGGTGATGATGTTAAAGCATATCGGCGAAAACAATGCCGCCGAAAAGTTGGAAAAAGCGATTGCCGATGTAATTGCCGAAGGCAAAAATATAACTTATGATTTAAAACCGAATTCAGAAAGGGATTCGGCTGTCGGAACTTCTCAAGTAGCCGATGCTATAATCGAAAAACTGGAGAGTAACGGATAA
- a CDS encoding 3-isopropylmalate dehydratase small subunit — protein sequence MKGKAFKFGDNISTDHIVPGRLAHLRSNLPELAKHVLEDADPTFASRVKEGDFVVGGNNFGLGSSREHAPLVIKMSGVSAVLAKSVARIFFRNAINRGLPVLICDTDKIDDGDELEVDLKRGIIKDLTNGAELTFNKIPDAMLSILEEGGLMPYIKKYGDFQM from the coding sequence ATGAAAGGGAAAGCCTTTAAATTCGGAGATAACATCTCCACCGACCATATCGTACCCGGCAGGCTGGCACATCTAAGGAGTAATCTGCCCGAGCTTGCAAAGCACGTTTTGGAAGATGCCGACCCGACCTTTGCCTCTCGTGTTAAAGAGGGTGATTTTGTTGTCGGCGGCAATAATTTTGGGCTCGGTTCCAGCCGCGAACATGCCCCGCTTGTAATTAAAATGTCCGGAGTAAGTGCGGTGCTTGCCAAATCGGTGGCACGTATTTTCTTTAGAAATGCAATTAACCGCGGACTGCCGGTTTTAATCTGCGACACCGATAAAATTGATGACGGCGACGAACTGGAAGTCGATTTAAAACGCGGAATTATTAAAGATTTAACCAACGGAGCCGAACTGACCTTCAACAAAATACCGGATGCCATGTTAAGCATCTTGGAAGAAGGCGGGCTAATGCCGTACATTAAAAAGTACGGCGATTTTCAGATGTAA
- a CDS encoding 3-isopropylmalate dehydratase large subunit, whose translation MGKTLAEKILSLKSKTDVRAGDIVITPVDLAFVQDTTGPLTVREFLNNGFEKMANPSKTILFIDHAAPSPNSQLSTDHITLRDFAQKTGCILSDAGDGVCHQLVAENIAVPGDVIVGADSHTVTAGGIGAFATGMGSSDIAVAMALGKTWFRVPETIKVVCSGSFQKHVYAKDLILHLIGFIGADGATYKALEFAGDTVDKMPIGDRLTIANMAVEAGAKVGLFPADKTTEDYLKTQGRGDKYQPLAADPDAAYERIVNIDVSTLEPTLSKPHTVDNTALVKDLKGTKIQQVAIGTCTNGRIEDFEIAASMLKGKKRNPATRLLITPASRTILKEMIQKGYAETLLDAGAMILPPGCGSCLGLHQGVLGDNESCLSTANRNFKGRMGNPNSFIYLASPATAAATAITGEITDPREVL comes from the coding sequence GATATTGTTATTACTCCTGTTGATTTGGCATTTGTTCAAGATACAACGGGGCCTTTAACGGTACGCGAGTTTTTAAATAACGGTTTTGAAAAAATGGCCAATCCGTCAAAAACGATACTCTTTATTGATCATGCCGCACCCAGCCCCAACAGCCAATTATCAACCGATCATATTACGCTCAGAGATTTCGCTCAAAAAACCGGCTGCATTCTATCGGATGCCGGGGATGGCGTTTGCCACCAACTGGTAGCTGAGAATATTGCCGTACCCGGTGATGTAATTGTCGGTGCGGATTCGCACACGGTTACTGCCGGCGGCATCGGCGCCTTTGCGACCGGAATGGGCTCATCGGATATCGCCGTTGCAATGGCGCTCGGTAAAACTTGGTTTAGAGTACCCGAAACGATAAAAGTAGTTTGCAGCGGAAGTTTCCAAAAGCACGTTTATGCCAAAGATTTAATACTGCATTTAATCGGGTTTATCGGCGCGGACGGAGCAACCTATAAAGCGTTGGAATTTGCCGGCGATACGGTTGACAAGATGCCAATCGGAGATCGTTTAACGATTGCCAACATGGCAGTGGAAGCCGGCGCCAAAGTCGGGCTGTTCCCTGCCGATAAAACTACCGAAGATTATCTTAAAACACAAGGGCGCGGGGATAAATATCAACCGCTTGCCGCAGACCCCGACGCGGCTTATGAAAGAATCGTTAATATTGATGTATCTACGCTTGAGCCGACGTTATCCAAACCGCATACTGTCGATAACACGGCGCTTGTTAAAGACTTAAAGGGAACCAAAATCCAACAGGTTGCCATCGGAACTTGTACCAACGGCAGAATTGAAGATTTTGAGATTGCCGCTTCTATGTTAAAAGGCAAAAAGAGAAATCCGGCAACAAGATTACTGATTACACCGGCTTCCAGAACAATTTTAAAAGAGATGATCCAAAAAGGTTATGCCGAAACCCTCTTGGATGCCGGGGCTATGATTTTACCGCCGGGATGCGGTTCCTGCCTCGGTTTGCACCAGGGCGTGCTGGGCGATAACGAATCTTGTTTATCAACCGCCAACCGCAACTTTAAAGGGAGAATGGGCAACCCCAATTCCTTTATTTATCTTGCCAGCCCGGCAACAGCGGCGGCAACGGCAATAACCGGTGAGATTACCGATCCCAGGGAGGTTCTTTAA